The following are encoded in a window of Bradyrhizobium guangdongense genomic DNA:
- a CDS encoding bifunctional diguanylate cyclase/phosphodiesterase, which yields MSTTLARTFAALSAINEAILYAKSPDELYQKVCDAGFSSGDFLAVAVFLVEPDGNRLQFAAGCGDDVPRLRSLLITTEAGTPEGSGVGGEAFRDQKLCISNDYLNDPRSLAWRAGATTAHIGAAAALPLLCDGRSVGVLYVTRSEPNSLNEQMVSLFERMSANISYALDNFARETARQTSERTTRRLNRMFGAISATNEAILRAKTEQELYQLVCDAAVNGGKSLATFVLLKERDSHWLKPVAGTGQNLHLVTQTRYSVDPDNPYGQGISGQTFRTQKPFVEDDLVSRTKGTPWEQANINTGVAACVAAPLIKHGESVGVILFFISKSWAKDEEIVSLLLRMAENVSFAIENFDREAEKARIAAEEERLARMYAALSATNEAILRARSRTELFDLVCEATAQGAKFTSATIALADPPAERLRVVSCYGPNADQVRNFTFSTSDRVPEGRGLTGTAFRTRLPAVSNDVLADDRIAPWHASARRNRIASSAALPLFNGDRLEGVFLFNSPECGTFTPELVELLRKLQANVAFALENFDRAEEKAQADRQRNRLSGMFEALSATNEAIMRAKTREELFEAACRAAVLGDVFASATIGLIDKDSELLRVVAAKGRMQGQMVGRTCVISAEHPEGQGIIGTSLRTCSPCVMNDYLSEPRSAYWRAKAIEDGTRAAASFPLLRAGRQPIGILLFLAPEQNTFTPDLVELLGRLAENVSFALDNFDRADEKARTEAQKERLTRMFAALSATNEAIMRAKSRAELFGLVCLAASNGAKFTSTTIALARADSDQIEIVATAGPSSNTTRTVRLSVDPERPEGRGMAGTAFRTRQPCISNDYLNDPRVSAFHAIVRGDRARAGAAFPLIVHDQPVGVMIYMSTEKDIFTSEFVELLQRLSDNVAFAMENFDRAEEKNKADERIEYLASHDSLTNLPNRETFNSLLREAIAVAQRDDHRFAVLFIDLDRFKVINDSLGHEAGDLLLLEVAARLRNALRASDVVARLGGDEFVVILDQCGEIDDVQRIASELLAALAQPMELAGHECHTTASIGIAMYPANGADAQTLTKNADMAMYLAKEDGKNGYRFFSKEVKTQSIERLSLESALRRALEREQFSLNYQPKVDMESGQITGVEALLRWNHPDLGSVSPAQFIPLAEETGLIVPIGRWVLKEACAQAMAWQRRGLLPLSMAVNLSPRQFADEHLLQDVDEALAASGMSPVLLQLEVTESMMMRNVGRALKVLDAIQSRGIRLAIDDFGTGYSSMSLMKHFPIDTIKIDRSFVRDLPQDSEDQAIAQAIISMGKALGMTVVAEGVENAEQEAFLRTHGCDEMQGFLIAKPLPAKEMAELLRPMIVPVAPPLQPETDPALVEAVALRLKRAAV from the coding sequence GTGTCGACGACACTCGCGCGCACCTTTGCGGCGTTGAGCGCCATTAATGAGGCGATCCTCTACGCGAAATCGCCGGATGAGCTGTACCAGAAGGTCTGCGACGCCGGGTTTTCGAGCGGGGATTTCCTGGCTGTTGCCGTGTTTCTGGTCGAACCGGATGGCAATCGCCTGCAGTTCGCGGCCGGCTGCGGCGACGACGTTCCGCGCCTGCGTTCACTCCTGATCACGACGGAGGCCGGCACACCCGAAGGCTCCGGCGTCGGTGGCGAGGCCTTTCGCGATCAGAAGCTGTGCATCAGCAACGATTATCTGAACGATCCGCGCTCGCTGGCTTGGCGCGCTGGCGCGACCACGGCCCATATCGGCGCGGCGGCGGCGCTTCCGCTGCTGTGCGATGGACGCAGCGTCGGCGTGCTGTATGTGACCCGCAGCGAGCCCAATTCGCTGAACGAGCAGATGGTGTCGCTGTTCGAGCGCATGTCGGCGAATATTTCCTATGCCCTGGACAATTTCGCACGCGAGACCGCGCGGCAGACCAGCGAGCGGACAACGCGGCGGCTGAACCGCATGTTCGGCGCCATCAGCGCCACCAATGAAGCCATCCTCCGCGCCAAGACCGAGCAGGAGCTTTATCAGCTCGTCTGCGACGCGGCGGTCAACGGCGGCAAGTCGTTGGCAACCTTCGTTCTGCTCAAGGAGCGGGACTCCCATTGGCTCAAGCCGGTTGCCGGCACCGGCCAGAACCTTCATCTCGTCACCCAGACCAGATATTCCGTCGACCCGGATAACCCCTACGGTCAAGGGATTTCCGGGCAAACCTTCCGCACCCAAAAGCCTTTCGTCGAGGACGATCTCGTCAGCCGCACCAAGGGAACGCCCTGGGAGCAGGCCAACATCAATACGGGGGTCGCTGCTTGCGTGGCGGCTCCCTTGATCAAGCATGGCGAGAGTGTCGGCGTCATCCTGTTCTTCATCAGCAAGTCATGGGCCAAGGACGAGGAGATCGTCTCGCTGCTGCTGCGGATGGCGGAGAACGTCTCGTTTGCCATCGAGAATTTCGACCGCGAGGCCGAGAAGGCGAGGATCGCGGCGGAAGAGGAGCGCCTGGCCCGCATGTATGCGGCGCTCAGCGCCACCAACGAGGCGATCCTGCGCGCGCGCTCGCGGACCGAGCTGTTCGACCTCGTCTGCGAGGCCACGGCGCAGGGCGCCAAGTTCACCTCGGCCACCATCGCGCTGGCCGACCCTCCGGCCGAGCGCCTGCGGGTCGTTTCCTGCTACGGGCCCAACGCGGACCAGGTGCGCAACTTCACGTTCTCCACCTCCGACCGGGTGCCGGAAGGCCGTGGCCTGACCGGTACCGCATTCCGCACGCGCCTGCCGGCCGTCAGCAACGACGTGCTGGCCGACGACCGCATCGCGCCCTGGCACGCCAGCGCGCGTCGTAACCGCATTGCGTCCTCCGCGGCGCTGCCGCTGTTCAACGGCGATCGCCTCGAGGGCGTGTTCCTGTTCAACTCTCCGGAGTGCGGCACTTTCACGCCTGAGCTGGTCGAGCTGCTGCGCAAGCTCCAGGCCAATGTCGCTTTCGCGCTGGAAAACTTCGACCGCGCCGAAGAAAAGGCGCAGGCCGACAGGCAGCGCAATCGCCTCAGTGGAATGTTCGAAGCGCTCAGCGCGACCAATGAAGCCATCATGCGCGCCAAGACGCGCGAAGAGCTGTTCGAGGCAGCGTGCCGCGCCGCCGTCCTCGGCGACGTGTTCGCTTCGGCGACCATCGGCCTTATCGACAAGGATAGTGAGCTCCTTCGCGTCGTCGCGGCCAAGGGACGCATGCAAGGCCAGATGGTCGGGCGGACCTGTGTCATTTCCGCCGAGCATCCCGAAGGCCAGGGCATCATCGGCACCTCGCTCCGGACCTGCAGTCCCTGCGTCATGAACGACTATCTGAGCGAGCCGCGCTCCGCCTACTGGCGGGCAAAGGCGATCGAGGACGGGACGCGGGCGGCCGCCAGCTTTCCGCTCCTGAGAGCTGGTCGGCAGCCGATCGGCATCCTGCTTTTTCTTGCGCCCGAACAGAACACGTTCACGCCCGATCTGGTCGAACTGCTCGGGCGTCTCGCCGAGAATGTGTCCTTCGCGCTCGACAATTTCGATCGCGCCGACGAAAAGGCCCGCACCGAGGCGCAGAAGGAGCGGCTGACCCGCATGTTCGCCGCGCTGAGCGCGACCAATGAAGCGATCATGCGGGCAAAATCGCGCGCCGAGCTGTTCGGCCTCGTCTGCCTCGCCGCCTCGAACGGCGCCAAGTTCACCTCGACCACGATTGCGCTGGCGAGGGCCGACAGCGATCAGATCGAGATCGTCGCGACCGCCGGACCGTCGTCCAACACAACTCGCACGGTCCGCCTCTCGGTCGATCCCGAGCGCCCCGAGGGCCGCGGGATGGCCGGTACTGCGTTCCGGACCCGGCAACCCTGCATCAGCAATGACTATCTCAACGACCCGCGCGTCAGTGCCTTCCACGCCATCGTTCGCGGCGACCGCGCCCGAGCCGGTGCGGCATTCCCGCTGATTGTGCACGATCAACCTGTTGGCGTCATGATCTACATGTCGACGGAAAAGGACATCTTCACCAGTGAATTCGTCGAGCTGTTGCAGCGCCTTTCCGACAACGTCGCCTTCGCCATGGAGAATTTCGATCGCGCCGAGGAGAAGAACAAAGCCGACGAGCGGATCGAGTATCTCGCGTCCCACGACAGCCTGACCAACCTGCCGAATCGCGAGACCTTCAACAGCCTGCTGCGCGAGGCGATCGCTGTGGCGCAGCGCGACGACCACCGCTTTGCGGTGCTGTTCATCGACCTCGATCGCTTCAAGGTCATCAACGATTCGCTGGGCCACGAAGCGGGCGATCTGCTGCTGCTCGAGGTCGCCGCTCGCCTGCGCAACGCTCTGCGTGCCAGCGACGTGGTGGCGCGGCTCGGCGGCGACGAGTTCGTCGTGATCCTCGACCAGTGCGGCGAGATCGACGACGTTCAGCGCATCGCCTCCGAGTTGCTCGCGGCGCTCGCCCAGCCCATGGAGCTTGCCGGCCACGAATGCCACACCACCGCCTCGATCGGCATCGCGATGTATCCGGCCAACGGCGCCGATGCGCAGACCCTGACCAAGAACGCCGACATGGCGATGTATCTCGCCAAGGAAGACGGCAAGAACGGCTATCGCTTCTTCTCCAAGGAAGTGAAGACCCAGTCGATCGAGCGGCTGTCGCTCGAAAGCGCGCTGCGGCGGGCGCTCGAGCGCGAGCAGTTCTCGTTGAACTACCAGCCCAAGGTCGACATGGAGAGCGGCCAGATCACCGGCGTGGAGGCGCTGCTCCGCTGGAACCATCCCGATCTCGGCAGCGTCTCGCCGGCGCAATTCATTCCGCTGGCGGAGGAGACCGGCCTGATCGTGCCGATCGGCCGCTGGGTGTTGAAGGAGGCCTGCGCGCAAGCCATGGCCTGGCAGCGCCGTGGCCTTCTGCCGCTGTCGATGGCGGTCAACCTGTCACCGCGGCAGTTTGCCGACGAGCATCTGCTTCAGGACGTGGACGAGGCCTTGGCAGCTTCCGGCATGTCACCGGTCCTGCTCCAGCTCGAAGTGACCGAGAGCATGATGATGCGCAACGTCGGTCGCGCGCTGAAGGTGCTCGACGCCATCCAGAGCCGCGGCATCCGGCTTGCCATCGACGATTTCGGCACCGGCTATTCGTCGATGTCGCTCATGAAGCATTTCCCGATCGACACCATCAAGATCGACCGCTCTTTCGTGCGCGACCTGCCGCAGGATTCTGAGGATCAGGCGATCGCGCAGGCGATCATCAGCATGGGCAAGGCGCTCGGCATGACCGTGGTCGCCGAGGGTGTCGAGAACGCCGAGCAGGAGGCGTTCCTGCGCACCCATGGCTGTGACGAGATGCAGGGCTTCCTGATCGCCAAGCCGCTGCCGGCGAAGGAGATGGCCGAGCTGCTGCGGCCGATGATCGTGCCCGTCGCGCCGCCGCTCCAGCCGGAAACGGACCCGGCGCTGGTGGAGGCCGTCGCGCTACGGCTGAAACGCGCGGCCGTCTGA
- a CDS encoding glycosyltransferase family 2 protein — MTLIPTDLSAARISDAVRDPNREIAASSRVIDLSVGIVVCIPCFRRPAHLRLTLDSLVNQRTPRSFAVVMVENDATGRASAPVAAQYLAAGKLQGICIVEKRQGNCQAINAAFETAQALFPAATRFLMIDDDEIASPDWLELMVRTAEATGADVVGGPVQPDFDDDSQPWLARHPAFCPAYDYTGPVPMIYGCGNCLITRAAFDRLGSPAFDLRFNFLGGGDCDFFTRCRDAGMIFHWTAEAVITETVPQSRTSLGWIARRGLRIGVINYRVQFKAAQGAAARLRVFAQTLVRLPLSLVRSARLLTSSKAVVAMHPVLVAVGSALAAFGYDPKPYEASKIVA; from the coding sequence ATGACCCTGATCCCGACCGACCTGTCCGCCGCGCGGATCTCAGATGCAGTACGCGATCCCAACAGGGAGATCGCTGCGAGCTCGCGCGTCATCGATTTGTCGGTCGGGATCGTCGTTTGCATTCCCTGCTTCCGCCGCCCCGCCCATCTGCGGCTGACACTGGATTCTCTCGTCAACCAGCGCACGCCTCGCTCCTTCGCGGTGGTCATGGTCGAGAATGACGCGACGGGGCGCGCGAGCGCGCCAGTCGCGGCCCAATACCTCGCTGCCGGCAAGCTCCAGGGCATCTGCATCGTCGAGAAGCGGCAGGGCAATTGCCAGGCGATCAATGCCGCGTTCGAGACGGCGCAGGCGCTGTTTCCCGCCGCCACCCGCTTCCTGATGATCGACGACGACGAGATCGCTTCGCCGGACTGGCTCGAGCTGATGGTTCGTACCGCGGAGGCGACGGGGGCCGACGTGGTCGGCGGGCCGGTGCAACCGGATTTCGACGACGACAGCCAGCCGTGGCTTGCGCGCCATCCCGCCTTCTGCCCTGCCTATGACTACACCGGTCCGGTGCCGATGATCTATGGCTGCGGCAATTGCCTGATCACGCGTGCGGCGTTCGACCGGCTCGGCAGTCCCGCCTTCGATCTGCGCTTCAATTTCCTCGGCGGCGGTGATTGCGATTTCTTCACGCGCTGCCGGGACGCCGGCATGATCTTCCACTGGACCGCGGAGGCCGTCATTACCGAAACCGTGCCGCAAAGCCGCACCAGCCTCGGCTGGATCGCCAGGCGCGGTCTGCGCATCGGGGTGATCAACTACCGTGTGCAGTTCAAGGCCGCGCAGGGCGCGGCGGCGCGCCTTCGCGTGTTTGCACAGACCTTGGTGCGGCTGCCGCTATCACTGGTGCGCTCCGCCCGTCTGTTGACGTCATCGAAAGCCGTGGTCGCGATGCATCCGGTGCTGGTGGCCGTCGGTTCCGCACTCGCGGCGTTCGGCTACGATCCGAAGCCCTATGAGGCCTCGAAGATCGTCGCCTGA
- a CDS encoding GumC family protein, protein MLDYSQPIDRARNPTVSEAPRQKSEASFNVLELVSLLWRRKIAIASAALIGACLAVTIGKSLTPRYTATAQLYVDPRELQLVDRELTPRAQDVSGMSMVVESQARLITSNSVLLQVIQQAGLDKDPEFGGGDGKTLTSSLLGLIGLHLRAPSAAETREVQLAALDALNKHITIRKTEKSFIVDIEVWSIDPAKAAMLANTLTNAYLSESRNSQALAARRATSELSGRLKELRERLRNAETALATYKAQNNFVGTQDSLISDQQLSSSNQRLSAARAATMDAQARLDQIEANKRTAADAGAIPEALQSPTIANLRAQYADARKKYAEQTAELGPRHPALRQTEKQVEDLKRTINEEIERFALSAKNDLTRARDYEASLNRALEVQKRQSVQLSQAAVRLRELEREADASRDVYQSFLKRSRETEEQETLNTSAARVIGEATVPQRRSFPPAMSLFAMIGFIFGALAAASWFVAAEHLFNGASAPEPSRRDRTPAPEVTKAEGEAAAPPPALALVEKPLIARLQEADVIRTLGAILATGGGVDLTRIGWPTLRPGFPLTTLLNALRDMRAAMARRAGGKTMPVMALVGAGDTTGRSVTALNFALAAARDGSRVLMIDADHQAHTITNKVNRPGKSEPAKLGWLSIGSKAAREIKTLNGISVLPATESDAGKAADAIRKAIAQARSAGGYDLVILDGPAMPLSAAGRKLLDGVDALVAVLPTSLDINDSMEEILTALGGAERKLVGVVLDELTPATQTRQRGKQYA, encoded by the coding sequence ATGCTTGACTATAGCCAGCCGATTGATCGGGCCAGAAATCCGACCGTCTCGGAGGCCCCGCGGCAGAAATCAGAGGCCAGCTTCAACGTGCTGGAGCTCGTCAGCCTGCTATGGCGGCGCAAGATTGCGATCGCATCGGCGGCACTGATCGGCGCGTGCCTCGCCGTCACAATCGGCAAGAGCCTGACGCCCCGCTATACCGCGACCGCCCAGCTTTATGTCGACCCGCGCGAGCTTCAGCTCGTCGATCGCGAGCTCACGCCGCGCGCGCAGGACGTCTCCGGCATGTCCATGGTGGTGGAGAGCCAGGCACGCCTGATCACCTCCAACAGCGTGCTGCTGCAGGTGATCCAGCAGGCCGGCCTCGACAAGGATCCGGAATTCGGCGGGGGCGACGGCAAGACCCTGACTTCGTCCCTGCTCGGCTTGATCGGTCTCCATCTCCGCGCGCCCTCGGCTGCGGAGACCAGGGAGGTGCAGCTCGCCGCCCTCGATGCGCTGAACAAGCACATCACCATTCGCAAGACCGAGAAGAGCTTCATCGTCGATATCGAGGTCTGGTCGATCGATCCGGCGAAAGCGGCGATGCTCGCCAATACCCTGACCAACGCCTACCTCTCGGAATCCCGCAACTCCCAGGCCCTGGCGGCGCGGCGCGCCACCAGCGAATTGTCGGGTCGACTGAAGGAGCTCCGCGAGCGGCTGCGCAATGCCGAAACTGCCCTTGCCACCTACAAGGCCCAGAACAATTTCGTCGGCACCCAGGACTCGCTGATCTCCGATCAGCAGCTCTCCTCCAGCAACCAGCGGCTATCCGCGGCCCGCGCGGCGACGATGGACGCACAAGCGCGGCTTGACCAGATCGAGGCGAACAAGCGGACCGCGGCGGACGCCGGCGCGATCCCCGAAGCGCTGCAATCCCCGACGATCGCCAACCTGCGCGCGCAATATGCCGATGCCCGCAAGAAATATGCGGAGCAGACCGCCGAGCTCGGCCCGCGGCACCCGGCCCTACGCCAGACCGAAAAGCAGGTAGAGGACCTCAAGCGCACCATCAACGAAGAGATCGAGCGCTTCGCGCTGTCCGCCAAGAACGATTTGACCCGCGCCCGCGACTACGAGGCCTCGCTCAACCGTGCGCTGGAAGTGCAGAAGCGGCAGAGCGTGCAGCTCAGCCAGGCCGCCGTGCGCCTGCGCGAGCTCGAGCGCGAGGCCGACGCCAGCCGCGACGTCTATCAATCCTTCCTCAAGCGCTCGCGCGAGACCGAGGAGCAGGAAACCCTGAACACCTCGGCCGCCCGCGTGATCGGCGAGGCCACGGTGCCGCAGCGGCGCTCGTTCCCGCCGGCCATGAGCCTGTTCGCGATGATCGGCTTCATCTTCGGCGCGCTGGCTGCCGCCTCCTGGTTTGTCGCAGCCGAGCATCTGTTCAACGGCGCGAGCGCGCCTGAGCCGAGCCGCCGCGACCGCACACCGGCGCCTGAGGTTACGAAAGCTGAGGGGGAAGCCGCAGCACCGCCACCGGCGCTTGCGTTGGTGGAGAAACCGCTGATCGCCCGACTCCAGGAGGCCGACGTGATCCGCACGCTCGGCGCCATTCTCGCGACCGGCGGCGGTGTCGACCTGACCCGCATCGGCTGGCCCACGCTGCGCCCCGGATTTCCGCTGACGACGCTGCTCAATGCCTTGCGCGACATGCGCGCGGCGATGGCCCGCCGCGCCGGCGGCAAGACCATGCCCGTGATGGCCCTGGTCGGCGCCGGCGACACCACCGGACGCAGCGTGACCGCGCTGAATTTCGCGCTCGCAGCCGCCCGTGACGGCAGCCGCGTCCTGATGATCGATGCCGACCATCAGGCGCACACGATCACCAACAAGGTCAATCGTCCGGGCAAGAGCGAGCCGGCCAAGCTCGGCTGGCTCTCGATCGGCAGCAAGGCCGCGCGCGAGATCAAGACCCTCAACGGCATCTCGGTGCTGCCGGCGACCGAGAGCGATGCCGGCAAGGCCGCCGACGCCATCCGCAAAGCCATCGCGCAGGCGCGCTCGGCCGGCGGCTACGACCTCGTTATTCTCGACGGCCCGGCAATGCCGCTCTCCGCGGCCGGCCGCAAGCTGCTCGATGGCGTCGATGCGCTGGTGGCGGTGCTGCCGACCAGCCTCGACATCAACGACAGCATGGAAGAGATCCTGACCGCGCTCGGCGGCGCCGAGCGCAAGCTCGTCGGCGTCGTGCTCGACGAGCTCACCCCCGCAACTCAAACGCGCCAGCGAGGCAAACAATATGCTTGA
- the galE gene encoding UDP-glucose 4-epimerase GalE, translated as MSDRPTVLVTGGAGYIGSHACRALTAAGYRPVVYDNLSTGHRNFVAGELITGDLLDGAALARAFADHRIAAVMHFAAASLVGESMTDPQKYYFNNVQGTLSLLQAMRNAGCQRIVFSSTGAVYGNADSRKLPEDFPCAPINPYGASKWIIERMLADYRTAYGFGAFCLRYFNASGADPAGGIGELRDNETHLIPRAMMALQGHADFAVFGDDYDTPDGTAIRDYIHVTDLAAAHVAALKLLEAGHAGGSFNLGTGSGFSVREILDAIRQETGREVPHTVKPRRAGDPTYLVADVSAARKVLNFEPRYSDLPTVIRTAWAWHQKAHPLKVR; from the coding sequence ATGAGCGACCGACCGACAGTCCTGGTCACCGGGGGCGCGGGCTATATCGGCTCGCACGCCTGCCGCGCCCTGACCGCTGCCGGCTATCGGCCCGTCGTTTACGACAATCTATCGACAGGTCATCGCAACTTCGTCGCCGGTGAGCTGATCACGGGCGATCTGCTCGACGGCGCAGCGCTGGCGCGCGCCTTTGCCGACCACAGGATCGCGGCGGTGATGCATTTCGCCGCCGCGAGCCTCGTCGGCGAATCCATGACCGACCCGCAGAAATATTACTTCAACAATGTCCAGGGGACGTTGTCGCTGCTGCAAGCGATGCGCAACGCCGGCTGTCAACGCATCGTGTTCTCTTCGACGGGCGCCGTCTATGGCAACGCCGATTCCAGGAAATTGCCGGAAGATTTTCCCTGCGCGCCGATCAACCCCTACGGGGCTTCGAAGTGGATCATCGAGCGCATGCTCGCCGACTACCGCACCGCTTACGGCTTCGGTGCGTTCTGCCTGCGCTATTTCAATGCCAGCGGCGCCGATCCGGCCGGCGGCATCGGCGAATTGCGCGACAATGAGACCCATCTCATTCCGCGCGCCATGATGGCGTTGCAGGGTCACGCCGATTTCGCCGTGTTCGGCGACGATTACGACACCCCCGACGGCACCGCGATCCGTGACTACATCCACGTCACCGACCTCGCCGCTGCACATGTCGCGGCGTTGAAGCTGCTCGAAGCAGGACATGCCGGCGGCAGCTTCAATCTCGGGACCGGTTCAGGCTTCTCGGTGCGCGAGATTCTCGACGCCATCAGGCAGGAGACCGGGCGCGAGGTGCCGCACACGGTCAAGCCGCGCCGCGCCGGCGATCCCACCTATCTGGTCGCCGACGTCTCTGCGGCACGAAAGGTTCTCAACTTCGAGCCGCGTTATTCCGACCTGCCGACCGTCATCCGGACCGCCTGGGCCTGGCACCAGAAAGCGCATCCGCTCAAGGTCCGTTAG
- a CDS encoding glycosyltransferase, producing MLDAPTAAPAATEARATSPRVSVIIPAKNAAAYIGETIASALAQDGVTEVIVVDDGSTDHTLAIVGAVHDPRLRVMKNDASGVSAARNLGAQRAHGDWLMFLDADDRLRSDAVASLLAAAKAAPRAVLVYGDYNTIDSAGRSIGRRDLLKRRLKPSGDVLARLAGGNFIVNGGIMLIRFAAFRASGGFDVSLRYCEDWHCWCRLAALGEFAYIPKLLLDYRLHTANTMNAAVRTPQDFFPAVARVFDDELILAKLPAGAAPRLRQAAEIHLVTYAAMQAIRFGRYRQALFYLGMVGQRSLKAMPRSAIRIVLSYFGL from the coding sequence ATGCTCGACGCTCCGACCGCCGCGCCCGCGGCGACGGAAGCGCGCGCGACATCACCTCGGGTATCGGTCATCATCCCTGCGAAGAATGCCGCGGCCTATATCGGCGAGACCATCGCCAGTGCGCTGGCGCAAGACGGCGTCACCGAGGTGATCGTCGTCGACGACGGCTCGACCGACCACACGCTTGCCATCGTCGGCGCCGTCCACGATCCACGGCTGCGCGTGATGAAGAACGACGCCAGCGGCGTATCCGCGGCGCGAAATCTCGGCGCCCAACGCGCGCACGGCGACTGGCTGATGTTCCTGGATGCGGACGATCGCCTGCGGAGCGACGCGGTGGCATCGCTGCTGGCGGCAGCGAAGGCCGCGCCGCGTGCGGTTCTGGTCTATGGCGATTACAACACGATCGACAGCGCGGGACGGTCGATCGGCCGGCGCGATCTGCTGAAGCGGCGCCTCAAGCCCTCGGGCGACGTGCTGGCGCGTCTCGCCGGGGGCAATTTCATCGTCAATGGTGGCATCATGCTGATCCGCTTCGCGGCCTTCCGGGCCAGCGGCGGCTTCGACGTCTCGCTGCGCTATTGCGAGGACTGGCATTGCTGGTGCCGCCTGGCCGCGCTCGGCGAGTTCGCCTATATACCGAAACTCCTGCTCGACTATCGCCTGCATACGGCCAACACGATGAACGCGGCGGTGCGGACCCCGCAGGATTTCTTCCCGGCCGTCGCACGCGTGTTCGACGATGAATTGATCCTTGCGAAGCTCCCCGCCGGGGCGGCGCCCAGGCTGCGGCAGGCGGCTGAAATCCATCTCGTCACCTATGCGGCGATGCAGGCAATCCGCTTCGGCCGGTATCGCCAGGCGCTGTTCTATCTCGGCATGGTCGGCCAGCGGTCGCTCAAGGCGATGCCGCGGTCCGCGATCAGGATCGTGTTGTCCTATTTTGGACTCTAG
- a CDS encoding WecB/TagA/CpsF family glycosyltransferase, producing the protein MLERRVNLDGRAATAEVPRITVGGLRMAALDLEATADFMIEATDRSHRIGRPLYLTSANGEVLARCSTEPQTERLFRAADLINADGQPLVAASKLQSWFPLPERVATTDLFHVVARKAEAAGRTFYMFGASEAENEAAVKRVQNLYPKLRIVGHSHGYLRGEALRAKVEEINALAPDFLWVALGVPNEQAFVEEYTPLLTNVGVIKTSGGLFNFLSGSRARAPQWMQRLGLEWAWRTWLEPRRLFWRYLTTNPRAIYLLFSRNRALNR; encoded by the coding sequence ATGCTTGAGCGCCGCGTCAATCTTGACGGTCGGGCCGCAACCGCCGAGGTGCCACGGATCACCGTCGGCGGCCTTCGCATGGCCGCACTCGACCTGGAAGCGACCGCCGACTTCATGATCGAGGCGACCGATCGGAGCCACCGCATCGGCCGGCCGCTGTACCTGACCTCGGCCAATGGCGAAGTGCTGGCGCGCTGCTCGACGGAGCCGCAGACCGAGCGCCTGTTTCGCGCCGCCGATCTGATCAATGCCGACGGCCAGCCGCTGGTGGCGGCCTCGAAGCTTCAATCCTGGTTTCCGCTGCCCGAGCGCGTCGCCACCACCGACCTGTTCCACGTCGTGGCGCGCAAGGCGGAAGCCGCCGGCCGCACCTTCTACATGTTCGGCGCCAGCGAGGCGGAGAACGAAGCGGCCGTCAAACGCGTACAGAACCTGTATCCGAAGCTCAGGATCGTCGGGCACAGCCACGGTTATCTTCGTGGCGAAGCGTTGCGCGCCAAGGTCGAGGAGATCAACGCCCTCGCTCCCGATTTCCTGTGGGTCGCGCTCGGCGTGCCCAACGAGCAGGCTTTCGTCGAGGAATACACACCGCTGCTGACCAATGTCGGCGTCATCAAGACGTCAGGCGGCCTGTTCAACTTCCTGTCGGGCAGCCGCGCGCGCGCGCCGCAATGGATGCAGAGGCTCGGGCTCGAATGGGCATGGCGCACCTGGCTCGAGCCGCGCCGCCTGTTCTGGCGCTACCTGACCACCAATCCCCGCGCCATCTATCTTCTCTTTAGCCGAAACCGCGCCCTCAATCGCTGA
- a CDS encoding class I SAM-dependent methyltransferase codes for MNKSATIDFATASNIPVQTQALLQLVPGEARDSLLAIHEVLRQELPQGRLAIYEAGGGSSSFLPMDVLGRSHVTVVDIDEDQVRNNTYADDAILGDVQTYRFAPESFDVVICYNVIEHLPDVGAALLNFRDALKRGGMILIGAPNPRSLSGVVTKYSPHWFHVWFYRNIRGIKTAGLPGEAPFPTFFHPLVTLPKLEAFAAVHGLETIYRREVESPRYPEMRKRKPLFATLVDAGAMLLNAVLPGGTDVRRGDYHIILRKR; via the coding sequence ATGAACAAGTCAGCCACGATCGATTTCGCAACGGCTTCCAATATTCCCGTGCAAACCCAGGCCCTGCTCCAGCTGGTCCCTGGCGAGGCCCGCGACAGCCTGCTCGCCATTCACGAGGTGCTGCGCCAGGAGTTGCCGCAAGGCCGGCTTGCGATCTACGAGGCAGGAGGCGGCTCTTCGAGCTTCCTTCCCATGGACGTGCTCGGCCGCAGCCACGTCACCGTCGTCGACATCGACGAAGACCAGGTCCGCAACAACACCTACGCCGACGACGCCATCCTCGGCGACGTCCAGACCTATCGCTTCGCCCCCGAAAGCTTCGATGTCGTGATCTGCTACAACGTGATCGAGCACCTGCCCGACGTCGGGGCGGCGCTGCTGAACTTCCGCGATGCGCTCAAGCGCGGCGGCATGATCCTGATCGGCGCGCCCAATCCGCGCTCGCTTTCGGGCGTCGTCACAAAATACTCGCCGCACTGGTTCCACGTCTGGTTCTACCGGAACATTCGCGGCATCAAGACCGCGGGCCTGCCCGGCGAAGCGCCGTTCCCGACTTTCTTCCATCCGCTGGTGACTCTGCCGAAGCTCGAGGCGTTCGCCGCCGTCCATGGTCTCGAGACGATCTACCGCCGCGAGGTCGAGAGCCCGCGCTATCCCGAGATGCGCAAGCGCAAGCCGCTGTTCGCCACTCTCGTCGACGCCGGTGCCATGCTGTTGAACGCCGTGCTGCCTGGGGGCACCGACGTCCGCCGCGGCGACTATCACATCATCCTGCGGAAGCGCTGA